The Flaviramulus sp. BrNp1-15 genome has a window encoding:
- a CDS encoding aromatic amino acid hydroxylase, whose protein sequence is MNNSIESNAILNRLPKHLKQFIKPQNYEDYSAIDQAVWRYVMRKNVDFLKTVAHKSYLEGLKQTGISINSIPNMYGMNRILKDIGWAAVAVDGFIPPNAFMEFQAYNVLVIASDIRQLEHIEYTPAPDIIHEGAGHAPIIANPEYAEYLRRFGEIGCKAISSAKDYELYEAVRHLSIIKEAPNSNEHDIASAEKKVEDLQQNMGEPSEMALIRNLHWWTVEYGLIGSLENPKIYGAGLLSSIGESAWCMTDEVKKLPYNISAAYKDFDITKPQPQLFVTPDFAHLSLVLEEFANTMALRKGGLSGINKLINSKALGTIELSTGIQISGAFTNVIENEGKPIYIQTTGKTALSYREKELVGHGVKNHANGFGSPIGKLKGINIAIEDMSPRDLSAYHIYEEKNVTLEFEGGIKVSGEIITGKRNLQGKIILISFKNCTVTHLETKLFKPEWGIYDMAVGKDIVSAFSGPADLNSFDLITHKTSSQTIHVKKSEKRLELERFYQQVRDYREGTNRTISRTKVLEQLIEKHPNDWLLPIELYELAFKGNEKKLCESILQHLETIKQNRPEIGKLIDDGLDIVKNYQHYSKTNS, encoded by the coding sequence ATGAATAATTCCATAGAATCTAACGCTATTTTAAATCGCTTACCAAAGCACTTAAAACAATTTATAAAACCTCAAAATTATGAGGATTACTCTGCTATAGACCAAGCGGTGTGGCGTTATGTAATGCGTAAAAATGTAGATTTTTTAAAAACTGTTGCACATAAATCATACTTAGAAGGTTTAAAACAAACTGGAATCTCTATAAATAGTATACCTAACATGTATGGTATGAACCGTATTTTAAAAGATATTGGTTGGGCAGCTGTTGCGGTTGATGGGTTTATTCCACCAAATGCATTTATGGAATTTCAGGCTTATAATGTTTTGGTCATTGCTAGCGATATTAGACAATTAGAACATATTGAATATACGCCAGCACCAGACATTATTCACGAAGGTGCAGGACACGCCCCCATTATTGCAAACCCTGAGTATGCAGAATATTTAAGGCGTTTTGGCGAAATTGGTTGTAAAGCTATTTCATCGGCTAAAGATTATGAGTTATATGAAGCGGTTAGGCATTTATCTATTATAAAAGAAGCTCCAAACTCTAATGAACATGATATTGCTTCCGCGGAAAAAAAAGTAGAAGACTTACAGCAAAATATGGGGGAACCCAGTGAAATGGCGCTTATTAGAAATTTACATTGGTGGACTGTTGAATATGGTTTAATTGGCTCTTTAGAAAACCCTAAAATTTATGGTGCAGGTTTATTGTCTTCAATAGGTGAAAGTGCTTGGTGTATGACAGATGAGGTTAAAAAATTGCCTTATAATATTTCTGCGGCTTATAAAGATTTTGATATTACAAAACCGCAACCTCAGCTATTTGTTACACCAGATTTTGCTCATTTAAGTTTGGTTCTAGAAGAATTTGCTAACACTATGGCTTTACGAAAAGGTGGTCTTTCAGGAATTAATAAACTTATAAACTCTAAAGCCTTAGGAACAATAGAACTAAGTACAGGTATACAAATTTCTGGCGCGTTCACTAACGTTATTGAAAATGAAGGCAAACCTATTTATATTCAAACAACAGGTAAAACTGCTTTATCTTATCGAGAGAAAGAGTTGGTTGGACATGGAGTGAAAAACCATGCGAATGGCTTTGGTTCTCCCATTGGAAAACTAAAAGGAATAAATATTGCTATAGAAGATATGAGTCCACGTGATTTAAGTGCATACCATATTTATGAAGAAAAAAATGTAACTCTTGAATTTGAAGGCGGAATAAAAGTTTCAGGTGAAATTATTACCGGAAAACGTAATCTTCAAGGAAAAATAATTCTAATTAGTTTTAAAAATTGCACAGTAACACACCTCGAAACTAAATTATTTAAACCCGAATGGGGAATTTATGATATGGCTGTTGGTAAGGATATTGTTTCGGCTTTTTCTGGACCAGCAGATTTAAATAGTTTTGATTTAATTACACATAAAACATCCTCTCAAACCATTCATGTAAAAAAATCTGAAAAACGATTAGAATTAGAACGCTTTTACCAACAAGTTAGAGATTACAGAGAAGGTACTAACCGAACAATTTCCAGAACTAAAGTTTTAGAACAACTTATTGAAAAACACCCAAACGATTGGTTATTACCCATAGAACTTTACGAACTGGCTTTTAAAGGCAATGAAAAAAAGCTTTGCGAAAGTATTTTACAACATTTAGAAACAATAAAACAAAATAGACCAGAAATTGGTAAGTTGATTGATGATGGGTTAGATATCGTCAAGAATTATCAACATTACTCAAAAACAAATTCCTAG
- a CDS encoding enoyl-CoA hydratase/isomerase family protein, which produces MNEPYVTLNIVNKVGYIEFFHPNRNSMPSDVLSQLEQTIIEAGTNDAVKVIVLKSGGDRTFCAGASFNELIAIEDEVKGKQFFLGFANVINAMRNCSKVIIGRVQGKAVGGGVGLAAATDYCLATQYASIKLSELSLGIGPFVIEPAVSRKIGVSNMAQMTLNAETFYSAEWAKNKELFAEVFNTTEELDLAVKTLAENLSSYNPEALKQMKTVFWQGTEHWSTLLSERAEISGKLVLSKFTKKTLKRFR; this is translated from the coding sequence ATGAATGAACCTTATGTAACATTAAACATTGTAAACAAAGTAGGATATATTGAGTTTTTTCATCCTAATAGAAACTCAATGCCTAGTGATGTTTTATCTCAATTAGAGCAAACTATTATTGAGGCAGGAACTAATGATGCTGTTAAAGTTATTGTTTTAAAAAGTGGCGGAGACCGAACGTTTTGCGCAGGAGCTAGTTTTAACGAGCTTATTGCTATTGAAGATGAAGTGAAAGGAAAACAGTTTTTCTTAGGGTTTGCAAATGTGATTAATGCTATGAGAAATTGCTCTAAAGTAATTATTGGTCGTGTACAAGGAAAAGCAGTTGGAGGTGGAGTAGGTTTAGCCGCAGCAACCGATTATTGTTTGGCCACACAATATGCATCAATAAAATTAAGCGAATTAAGTTTAGGTATTGGTCCGTTTGTTATAGAACCTGCAGTTTCTAGAAAAATAGGTGTTTCCAACATGGCACAAATGACATTGAACGCAGAAACGTTTTACTCAGCAGAATGGGCAAAAAATAAAGAATTATTTGCTGAAGTTTTTAATACTACAGAAGAACTGGATTTGGCAGTTAAAACTTTAGCTGAGAATTTAAGCAGTTATAATCCCGAAGCTTTAAAGCAAATGAAAACTGTATTTTGGCAAGGCACTGAACATTGGAGTACTTTATTAAGTGAACGTGCTGAAATTAGTGGGAAACTGGTGTTGAGTAAGTTTACTAAAAAGACCTTAAAAAGGTTTAGGTAA
- the hemL gene encoding glutamate-1-semialdehyde 2,1-aminomutase — protein MIYKRSSALFAEAEKVIPGGVNSPVRAFKGVGGTPIFVKEAKGAYLFDEDGNRLIDYINSWGPMILGHAFEPVVEAVVEKAKKGTSFGMPTEIETQIAQLAVSMVPNIDKIRFVNSGTEACMSAVRLARGFTGKDKIIKFAGCYHGHSDSFLIQAGSGASTFGTPNSPGVTQGTAKDTLLARYNDIENVTQLIEANKNEIACIIIEPVAGNMGCIPPKEAFLQSLRDLCNTNGILLVFDEVMTGFRLAKGGAQELFNIKADIVCFGKVIGGGLPVGAFAARNEIMNYLAPLGPVYQAGTLSGNPLAMAAGLAMLTELNYDKDVFSRLAEKTKYLHKGIAEVLNENNIAHTINRVGSMISVHFDEAEVVDFDTAAKGNNDRFKKFFHGMLNAGVYIAPSAFETWFITDALTYEDIDFTITAVNTVAKTL, from the coding sequence ATGATTTACAAAAGAAGTAGTGCTTTGTTTGCCGAAGCAGAAAAAGTTATTCCTGGTGGGGTAAACTCACCGGTTAGAGCGTTTAAAGGAGTTGGAGGAACACCAATTTTTGTTAAAGAAGCTAAAGGAGCTTATTTATTTGATGAAGATGGAAATAGATTAATTGATTATATAAACTCTTGGGGACCTATGATTCTTGGCCATGCTTTTGAGCCTGTAGTTGAAGCGGTTGTTGAAAAAGCAAAAAAAGGAACTTCGTTTGGTATGCCAACAGAAATTGAAACTCAAATAGCGCAATTAGCAGTTTCTATGGTGCCTAATATTGATAAGATTCGCTTTGTTAATTCAGGAACCGAAGCTTGTATGAGTGCAGTACGTTTGGCTCGTGGTTTTACAGGAAAAGATAAAATTATCAAGTTTGCAGGTTGTTATCATGGGCATTCAGATTCGTTTTTAATTCAAGCGGGTAGTGGCGCTAGTACTTTCGGTACGCCAAATAGTCCAGGAGTTACTCAAGGTACTGCAAAAGATACCTTGTTAGCGCGTTACAACGATATTGAAAATGTTACTCAATTAATTGAAGCTAATAAAAATGAAATTGCCTGTATCATTATAGAACCTGTTGCGGGTAATATGGGATGTATTCCGCCTAAAGAAGCTTTTTTACAAAGCTTAAGAGATTTGTGTAATACTAACGGAATTTTGTTGGTTTTTGATGAGGTTATGACTGGATTTAGACTTGCTAAAGGTGGTGCACAAGAGCTTTTTAATATCAAAGCAGATATTGTATGCTTTGGAAAAGTAATTGGGGGTGGTTTACCTGTTGGAGCCTTTGCAGCAAGAAATGAAATTATGAATTATTTAGCACCTTTGGGGCCTGTTTATCAAGCAGGAACTTTAAGTGGAAATCCTTTAGCAATGGCTGCTGGTTTGGCTATGTTAACTGAGTTGAATTACGATAAAGATGTGTTTAGCAGATTAGCAGAAAAAACCAAGTATTTACATAAAGGTATTGCTGAAGTTTTAAATGAAAATAATATTGCACATACAATAAATAGAGTTGGTTCTATGATTTCAGTGCATTTTGATGAAGCGGAAGTTGTAGATTTTGATACAGCAGCAAAAGGCAATAATGATAGGTTTAAGAAGTTTTTTCATGGTATGTTAAATGCTGGCGTTTATATTGCGCCAAGTGCTTTTGAAACTTGGTTTATTACAGATGCTTTAACTTATGAGGATATAGATTTTACGATTACAGCTGTAAATACCGTTGCAAAAACGTTATAA
- a CDS encoding glucosaminidase domain-containing protein, giving the protein MKKILFVICLGCLLFSCKSKKTIVTKKPSTTTRQAETKPENKTTEAPKVFASKTEQYIYDFKAIAQQEMSLYGIPASITLAQGILESGSGNGRLSVEANNHFGIKCHDWTGARIYHDDDKAQECFRKYKDAKYSFRDHSLFLKERKRYSKLFDLKQEDYIGWAKGLRAAGYATDKKYPQKLISLIERYNLHEFDKEVLGDAYVKYEAPIADEHITYIVSKGDTLYSISRRYNITVKELQNINGLNDTALSIGQILVVKPSSKN; this is encoded by the coding sequence ATGAAGAAAATATTATTTGTAATTTGCTTAGGGTGTTTACTTTTTAGCTGTAAGTCTAAAAAGACCATTGTAACCAAAAAACCAAGCACGACTACAAGACAAGCAGAAACAAAACCAGAGAATAAAACAACAGAGGCTCCTAAAGTTTTTGCTAGTAAAACAGAGCAATACATTTATGATTTTAAAGCTATTGCGCAGCAAGAAATGAGCTTGTACGGTATTCCTGCAAGTATAACTTTGGCTCAGGGTATTTTAGAATCTGGTTCTGGAAATGGTAGATTGTCTGTTGAAGCGAATAACCACTTTGGAATAAAATGTCATGATTGGACGGGTGCCAGAATTTATCATGACGATGATAAAGCTCAAGAATGCTTCAGGAAGTATAAAGATGCAAAATATTCTTTTAGAGATCATTCATTATTTTTAAAAGAAAGAAAACGATATTCTAAGCTATTTGATTTAAAACAAGAAGATTATATAGGTTGGGCAAAAGGGTTGAGAGCAGCTGGGTATGCGACTGATAAAAAATATCCTCAAAAATTAATTAGCTTAATAGAACGTTACAATTTACATGAGTTTGATAAAGAAGTGTTGGGTGATGCTTATGTGAAATATGAAGCTCCAATTGCAGATGAACACATTACGTATATAGTTTCAAAAGGAGATACCTTATATTCTATTTCCAGAAGATATAATATTACAGTTAAAGAACTTCAAAACATAAATGGTTTAAATGATACAGCCCTGAGTATTGGGCAAATTTTAGTAGTAAAACCATCATCAAAAAATTAA
- a CDS encoding GxxExxY protein: protein MSEDEYYENDLASIIVDCCYHIHVNLGPGLLESVYEEILFSELTQIGLKVERQKQLPVIWKNKTLDLGFRTDLIIENKVIIEIKSVTEIHPVHPKQLLTYLKLSGLKLGLLINFNSPLIKTGITRIVNGL from the coding sequence ATGAGTGAAGATGAATATTATGAGAATGATTTAGCATCAATAATTGTAGATTGCTGTTATCATATACATGTAAATCTTGGACCAGGATTGTTAGAATCTGTTTATGAGGAAATTTTATTTTCAGAATTAACTCAAATAGGTTTAAAAGTTGAAAGGCAAAAGCAATTACCGGTTATTTGGAAAAATAAAACACTCGACTTAGGGTTTAGAACAGATTTAATTATAGAAAATAAAGTTATTATTGAAATAAAATCGGTCACTGAAATTCATCCAGTCCATCCAAAGCAATTATTAACGTATTTGAAATTATCTGGATTAAAACTTGGCTTATTAATTAATTTTAACAGTCCGTTAATTAAAACGGGAATAACCAGAATAGTAAATGGTTTATAA
- a CDS encoding DUF5522 domain-containing protein, which yields MKKIIPIEEGDYYLTPEGYRCFTEQYHLKRGYCCESGCRHCPYGYNKKTNSVKK from the coding sequence ATGAAAAAGATTATCCCTATAGAAGAAGGCGATTACTACTTAACTCCAGAAGGCTATCGCTGTTTTACCGAGCAATACCACTTAAAACGTGGTTATTGCTGCGAAAGTGGATGTAGACATTGCCCATATGGCTATAACAAAAAAACCAACTCAGTAAAAAAATAA
- a CDS encoding GSCFA domain-containing protein, translating into MNLQTQIPLKNQSENLIDYTSNMLLLGSCFSDNIGKKLDYFKFKNLQNPYGILFQPKAIETLIQDAVEEKIYTENDIFNHNEQWHCFDAHSKLSNTSKDNLLNDLNAKIRLTNQQIIKSTHIIITLGTAWVYRFKKTNKLVANCHKIPQKKFDKELLSVEAISNSLQNILNLIRSVNYKATVIFTVSPVRHLKDGFIENTQSKSHLISALHEVIKNQSFYFPSYEIMMDELRDYRFYSEDMIHPNETAINYIWEKFKQVWLNEKASKTMDEVDVIQKGIKHKPFNPNSEAHQKFLQKLEEKKEFLKKSYSHITF; encoded by the coding sequence ATGAACCTTCAAACCCAAATACCATTAAAGAATCAGTCTGAAAACTTAATAGACTATACTTCTAATATGTTGCTTTTGGGATCTTGTTTTTCTGATAATATTGGAAAAAAGTTAGATTATTTTAAGTTTAAGAACCTTCAAAATCCTTATGGAATTCTATTTCAGCCTAAAGCTATTGAAACCCTAATACAAGATGCTGTTGAAGAAAAAATATATACTGAAAATGATATATTTAATCACAATGAGCAATGGCATTGTTTTGACGCACATTCAAAACTAAGTAATACTTCAAAAGACAACTTGTTAAATGATTTAAATGCTAAAATCAGATTAACAAATCAACAAATAATAAAATCAACACATATCATCATTACTTTAGGGACCGCTTGGGTATATCGTTTTAAAAAAACAAATAAGCTGGTTGCCAATTGCCATAAAATACCTCAAAAAAAGTTTGATAAAGAATTATTATCTGTAGAAGCTATTTCTAACTCACTGCAAAATATTTTGAACTTAATTAGAAGTGTAAATTATAAAGCAACAGTAATTTTTACGGTATCACCTGTTCGTCATTTAAAAGATGGATTTATTGAAAATACACAGAGTAAATCACATTTAATTTCTGCACTTCATGAAGTGATTAAAAATCAATCGTTTTATTTTCCATCTTATGAAATTATGATGGACGAACTTCGAGATTATAGGTTTTATTCAGAAGATATGATTCACCCAAATGAAACAGCTATTAATTACATTTGGGAAAAGTTTAAACAGGTTTGGTTAAACGAAAAAGCATCAAAAACAATGGATGAGGTTGATGTTATTCAAAAAGGAATTAAGCATAAACCATTCAATCCAAACTCTGAAGCACATCAAAAATTTCTTCAAAAGTTAGAAGAAAAAAAAGAGTTTTTAAAGAAATCATATTCTCATATTACTTTTTAA
- a CDS encoding DUF4136 domain-containing protein encodes MRKIIKTIPLLVLLIMVSSCSSVRVATDYDKKANFNEYKTFAFFKTGIDKAEISDLDKRRILRAIEAELLAKGFTKSENPDLLISLFTKSQQRVDVYNNTWGYGAWGWGGWGPWGGFGPGWGWGWNQPNTTVRTQGVLYIDLIDAKKKELIWQGMGTGYLSKNMEKKEERIKEFVAKIMEKYPPGVQQ; translated from the coding sequence ATGAGAAAAATTATTAAAACTATACCATTGTTAGTATTACTAATTATGGTTTCGTCTTGTAGCTCGGTTAGGGTTGCTACAGATTACGACAAAAAAGCAAACTTTAATGAATACAAAACCTTTGCGTTTTTTAAAACTGGTATAGACAAAGCCGAAATTAGCGATTTAGATAAACGCCGAATTTTACGTGCTATTGAAGCTGAACTTTTAGCTAAAGGTTTTACAAAATCTGAAAACCCTGATTTATTAATAAGCTTATTTACAAAATCTCAACAACGTGTTGATGTTTACAACAATACCTGGGGCTACGGAGCCTGGGGTTGGGGCGGTTGGGGCCCATGGGGTGGTTTTGGTCCTGGTTGGGGCTGGGGTTGGAATCAACCAAACACAACAGTAAGAACCCAAGGTGTTTTATACATAGACCTTATTGATGCTAAGAAAAAAGAATTAATTTGGCAAGGTATGGGTACGGGTTACTTAAGTAAAAATATGGAAAAAAAAGAAGAGCGTATAAAAGAGTTTGTTGCTAAAATCATGGAAAAATATCCTCCGGGAGTACAACAATAA
- a CDS encoding DUF4230 domain-containing protein, protein MRKILFGVVITLIVLFTFKYCGDKREDKIVLQESSALIQEQIKNVGKLVVTEGHFSEVFNYKNSKDIFGEYFTSEKKALVVVNADVTIAYDLSKIEYEVDEQTKTLTILSIPEEEIKINPDLEYYDIQSDFLNPFKAEDYNAIKTIVKASLNKKLENSDLKANAKNRLISELSKFYILTNSLGWTLKYNENPMQSVRDLENLKL, encoded by the coding sequence ATGCGAAAAATTCTATTCGGTGTTGTAATCACATTAATTGTTTTATTCACCTTTAAGTATTGTGGTGATAAGCGAGAAGATAAAATTGTACTTCAAGAAAGTTCTGCACTTATTCAAGAACAAATTAAAAATGTTGGTAAACTTGTTGTAACCGAAGGACATTTTAGTGAGGTTTTTAACTACAAAAACTCAAAGGACATTTTTGGGGAGTATTTCACTTCAGAAAAGAAGGCACTTGTAGTTGTAAATGCCGATGTTACTATTGCTTATGATTTAAGTAAAATTGAATATGAAGTAGACGAACAAACTAAAACACTAACTATTTTAAGTATTCCTGAAGAAGAAATAAAAATTAATCCAGATTTAGAATATTACGATATTCAGTCCGATTTTTTAAATCCTTTTAAAGCTGAAGATTATAACGCTATTAAAACTATTGTAAAAGCTTCTCTTAATAAAAAACTGGAAAATTCCGATTTAAAAGCCAATGCAAAAAATAGGTTGATAAGCGAGCTTTCTAAATTCTACATACTAACAAACTCATTGGGTTGGACGTTAAAATATAACGAAAACCCAATGCAGTCCGTTAGAGATTTAGAAAACCTTAAATTATAA
- a CDS encoding 1-aminocyclopropane-1-carboxylate deaminase/D-cysteine desulfhydrase gives MIFKPEHSVNQHVNLPNESGVELYVKREDKIHRFVSGNKYRKLKYNLLEAEKLGFNTLLTFGGAYSNHIAAVASAGRNLGFNTIGIIRGEELFDKIENNATLRFAKQCGMQFKFVSRETYRNKTSESFLKRLKEKFGVFYTIPEGGTNALAIKGCEEILTDKDKTFDYVCCAVGTGGTISGIINSSDTNQQILGFPALKGDFLKEDISKFATKSNWKLITEYHFGGYAKINNELISFINSFKKDYEIPLDPVYTGKMMFGIFDLIEKNYFPKGSKILAIHTGGLQGIEGMNSILKKKNLPLIA, from the coding sequence ATGATATTTAAGCCTGAACATAGTGTTAACCAGCATGTAAATTTACCAAATGAAAGTGGTGTTGAATTGTATGTAAAACGAGAAGATAAAATACATCGGTTTGTATCTGGGAACAAATATAGAAAGCTTAAATATAACTTATTAGAAGCTGAAAAATTAGGGTTTAATACCTTGTTAACTTTTGGAGGTGCTTACTCAAACCATATTGCAGCTGTTGCATCAGCAGGTAGAAATTTAGGTTTTAATACAATTGGAATTATTAGAGGAGAGGAGTTGTTTGATAAAATTGAAAACAACGCTACGTTACGTTTTGCTAAACAATGTGGCATGCAATTTAAATTTGTTTCTAGAGAGACTTATAGAAATAAAACTTCAGAATCTTTTTTAAAGCGTTTAAAAGAAAAATTTGGAGTTTTTTACACCATTCCAGAGGGCGGAACAAATGCTTTAGCTATAAAAGGATGCGAAGAAATATTAACCGATAAAGACAAAACTTTTGATTATGTGTGTTGTGCCGTTGGAACTGGAGGTACTATTTCTGGTATTATAAACAGTTCTGATACGAATCAACAAATTTTAGGTTTTCCAGCATTAAAAGGAGACTTTTTAAAAGAAGATATTAGTAAATTTGCAACAAAGTCTAATTGGAAACTAATTACTGAGTATCATTTTGGTGGCTATGCCAAAATAAATAACGAATTAATTAGTTTTATTAATAGTTTTAAAAAAGATTATGAAATTCCTTTAGATCCTGTTTATACAGGTAAAATGATGTTTGGAATTTTTGATTTGATTGAAAAAAACTATTTCCCCAAAGGCTCAAAAATATTAGCAATTCATACAGGAGGTTTGCAAGGAATAGAAGGGATGAATTCAATTTTAAAAAAGAAAAATTTACCACTAATAGCATAG
- a CDS encoding rhodanese-like domain-containing protein, with protein sequence MGLFDFLFGNKNEMIKDFQNRNAIIIDVRTTAEYKQGAIAGSKNIPLQIINSKISEIKKHNKPVITCCASGMRSGSAASILKSNGIEAINGGGWASLNSKL encoded by the coding sequence ATGGGATTATTTGATTTCCTATTCGGAAATAAAAACGAGATGATTAAAGATTTTCAAAATAGAAACGCCATTATTATAGATGTTCGCACTACTGCAGAATACAAACAAGGCGCTATAGCGGGTTCAAAAAACATACCGCTACAAATTATCAATTCAAAAATTAGTGAAATAAAAAAACATAACAAACCTGTTATTACTTGTTGCGCAAGTGGCATGCGCTCTGGAAGCGCTGCTTCTATTTTAAAAAGCAACGGTATTGAAGCCATTAATGGCGGTGGTTGGGCAAGTTTGAATAGTAAATTATAA